CGTTGGGCGATGAACTGGCCCGCACCCTGCTGCCGCAAGACTACTGCGTGGAAGACTGCAACTACCTGCTCGACTACTACCGCCTGACCAGCGACAAGCGCCTGATCTTCGGCGGTGGCGTGGTATACGGCGCGCGCGACCCGGCCAACATCGAAGCGATCATTCGCCCGAAAATGCTCAAGGCCTTCCCGCAACTGAAGAACGTCAAGATCGACTACGCCTGGACCGGCAACTTCCTGCTGACCCTGTCGCGCCTGCCACAAGTCGGCCGCATCGGCGACAACATCTACTACTCCCAGGGTTGCTCGGGCCACGGCGTAACCTACACCCACCTGGCAGGCAAGGTGCTGGCCGAGGCCCTGCGTGGCCAGGCTGAGCGGTTTGATGCCTTTGCCGGCTTGCCTCACTACCCGTTCCCGGGTGGGCAGATGCTGCGTGTGCCGTTCAGCGCCATTGGTGCGTGGTACTACAGCCTGCGGGACCGCTTGGGGTTCTGATGCAGTAATGCGCGGCCCGCTCCCACCCTGAGAGAGCGGGCCTGCACAAAGCGTTACGCCGCCTTGCGCCCCTGCGCAATGGCCTGTGAAGCCGCCAGCATGGCGCGCAACAACACCGCACACCCCGCCGCCAGATCCTGCTCGGTGGCGTTCTCGATCTCGTTATGGCTGATGCCGTTCTCGCACGGCACGAAGATCATCCCGGCCGGCCCCAACTCGGCCAGGAAGATGGCGTCATGCCCTGCCCCGCTGACGATGTCCATGTGGTCCAGCCCCAACGTACCCGCCGCCTCGCGCACCGCGTCAACGCAGCCCTGGTCGAAGTACAGCGCCGGGAAATCGGCCGTGGGGATCAGTTCATGGCTTAAGCCATGTTTGGCGCAGGTGGCCTCGATCACCGCGCGCACCTCGGCAATCATCGAATCGAGCCGGTCGGCTTCCAGGTGCCGGAAGTCCAGCGTCATGCGCACCTCCCCCGGGATCACGTTGCGCGACCCCGGGTAGGCTTGCAGGCAACCCACCGTGCCGCAGGCATGGGGTTGGTGGCCGAGTGCGGCGCGGTTCACCGCTTCGACCACGGCCGCAGCCCCCACCAGGGCATCCTTGCGCAGGTGCATGGGCGTTGGCCCGGCGTGTGCCTCGACGCCGCGCAGGGTCAGGTCGAACCACTTCTGCCCCAGGGCACCGAGCACCACGCCGATGGTTTTGGCCTGGTCTTCCAGGATGGGCCCCTGCTCGATGTGCGCCTCGAAGTAGGCGCCTACCGGGTGGCCGAGCACAGCGCGCGGGCCCGCGTAGCCGATGGCGTTCAGCGCTTCGCCCACCGAAACGCCCTGGGCGTCACGTTTGGCCAGGGTTTCTTCGAGGGTGAATTTACCGGCGAATACCCCGGAGCCCATCATGCAAGGGGCAAAGCGTGAGCCTTCTTCGTTGGTCCATACCACCACTTCCATTGGGGCTTCGGTTTCGATGCCCAGGTCATTGAGGGTGCGGATCACTTCAAGCCCCGCCATCACGCCAAAGCAGCCGTCGAACTTGCCGCCGGTAGGCTGGGTGTCGATGTGGCTGCCGGTCATTACCGGGGGAAGCGCGGGGTTGCGGCCGGGGCGACGCGCGAAAATGTTGCCGACGGCGTCGATGCTGACACTGCAACCGGCATCCTCGCACCACTGCACGAACAGGTCGCGGGCCTGGCGGTCGAGGTCGGTGAGTGCCAGGCGGCAGACGCCGCCCTTGGGCGTGGCGCCGAGTTGGGCAAGGTCCATCAGGGACTGCCACAGGCGGGCGCTGTTGATGTGGCCGTCGGTGGATTTGAGGGTTTTTTCCATGGAGTACTCCTCAGGCTTTGTTGTTGTCAGGTCGGGCCTCATCGCGGATAAATCCGCTCCTACAGGGTTTCACCCCCCTGTAGGAGCGGATTTATCCGCGAAGAAGCCCACGCGATCCCTTGTAGGAGCGGATTCATCCGCGAAGAAGCCAACGCGATCTCACGGCAAAGGCTTGGCCAACCGCGCCGCCCCACGCACCACCACACCGCCCAGCACGTAGTACAACGCACCACCGAGCAACGACCCGGTGAACCAGCCAAAGTCATAGAACCAGCTGAAACTGCTGTTGCCGATGGCCATCACGGTCAGCGCCACCGGCACCGCGAACGCGACAAACCCGGCCCAGTTCCATGCCGGGTACACGTCATCCCGGTACAGCCCGGCCAAGTCCAGTTGCTGGCGGCGGATGAGGAAGTAGTCCACCACCATGATCCCGGCAATCGGCCCCAGCAGGCTGGAGTAGCCCAGCAACCAGTTGGAATAGACACTCTCCAGGCTCAGGTCGGAGACGATCCAGCCGAGTTTTTTGAGCAGCTCATGGCCCATCAGCGCCAGGCCGATGAAACCCGTCAGCCACACCGCGCGGCTACGCCCGATCAGGCGGGGGGCGATGTTCTGGAAGTCGTTGGTGGGCGAGACGATGTTGGCCGCGGTGTTGGTCGACAAGGTGGCGATCACGATCAGTGCCATGGCCAGCGCCACCCAACCCGGGCTCTGAATCTTGCCGATCAGGCTGACCGGGTCAGACACCGTTTCCCCCACCAGCGACGCCGAGGCCGCCGTCATCACCACGCCCAGCGCGGCAAACAGGAACATGGTCAGCGGCAGGCCGAAAATCTGCCCCAGAATCTGGTCCTTCTGGCTTTTCGCGTAGCGGCTGAAGTCCGGGATGTTCAGCGACAGCGTGGCCCAAAAACCGACCATCGCCGTCAGCCCGGCAAAGAAGTACCCGTACACACTCGCCCCTTCCGGGCGCTTGGCCGGCTGGGCCAGCAGCTCGGTCATCGACATGTGCGGCAGCGCCCAGAACAGCAGGCCGAAGCCCACCGCCACCAGCAGCGGTGCAGAGAGTGTTTCCAGCCATTTGATCGACTCCGCGCCGCGCAGCACCACCCACAGGTTGAGCGCCCAGAAGATCATGAAGCCAATCACTTCGCCGGTGCCGCCCAAGGCTTTCCAACCCTCGAATACCGACCCCAGGAACAGGTGGATGGCCAGCCCGCCGAACATCGTCTGGATACCGAACCAGCCACAGGCCACCACCGCGCGGATCAGGCACGGCACGTTGGACCCCAGAATGCCGAACGACGAACGCAGCAGCACCGGGAACGGGATGCCGTACTTGGTGCCGGGGAAGGCATTGAGCGTAAGCGGAATCAGCACAATCACGTTGGCCAGCAGAATGGCCAGCAGCGCCTCGCCGACGCTGAGGCCGAAATACGCGGTGAGCACACCGCCGAGGGTGTACGTGGGCACGCAGATGGACATGCCCACCCACAGCGCGGTGATGTGCCATTTGTTCCAGGTGCGCTGGTGCACTTTGGTGGGCGCGATGTCGTGGTTGTAACGCGGGCTGTCGAGAACATCGCTGCCTGCGGACAGCTCGTACAGGCCATCCTGCTCGATCACTTCCGATCTGCTCTGTTGCATGGGGCCTTCTCCAGATTTTTCTAGTTGTTCGCTCATCGGGCTAACGCGATGGCCGGAGTACACACACCACCAGCACTGCTCCTCCGGTCCGGCCTGGCGGTGGTGGCCGTACTCAAGATGCGTGCCGAGTTGGCAAACACTTGGGCGGCCGGACACTGCCGACGGGAGGTAATGCACTGATCTGCAAGGTATTGCTTCGGCAAGTGCGCGGGTACGGTCATCCCCTCGCCTTGCGCTGTTGCCACCCTTGGCCCCTGATCAGGGGTTCAAAGTGGTGCAGCCTGTTTTTTGTGTTCGCCGCCTGTGCCGGAAAGCTGGATTTCAAGCAGCTGATTTTGCATGGAAAATCTTGACCAATTTGGCTTCTTGTCAAGTGCGTCAAAATGGTGAAAGGCCTCACCATTTTGGTGATTTTTGAAATTTATCGTTAATTTTCAATTAATTAAGATAGTTATAAGCTCATAAAATATTTTCTTGAACAATCCTTGATCAGCATCTAGATTCCAATCTTGTCAGGCCTGACAGGATTAACGATTTCCTCCAGTCACTGGCATATAACAACTCAAGAACCGGCAAAGACCGGTCAGCCTGCGAGGAAGACGGCATGTCCCTGTTGATCCGTGGCGCCACCGTGGTTACCCATGAAGAGAGTTACCCCGCCGATGTCCTGTGTGTCGACGGCGTGATCCGCGCCATCGGCAAAGACCTCGAACCCCCTACCGACTGCGAAATCCTCGACGGCAGCGGCCAATACCTGATGCCCGGCGGCATCGACCCGCACACTCACATGCAGTTGCCCTTCATGGGCACCGTGGCCAGCGAGGACTTCTTCAGCGGCACCGCCGCAGGCCTTGCAGGCGGCACCACCTCCATCATCGATTTCGTCATCCCCAACCCGCAGCAGTCGTTGCTGGAGGCGTTTCACACCTGGCGCGGCTGGGCGCAAAAAAGCGCGTCCGACTATGGCTTTCACGTGGCCATCACCTGGTGGAGCGAACAAGTAGCCGAAGAGATGGGCGAGCTGGTCAACCAGCACGGGGTGAACAGCTTCAAGCACTTCATGGCGTACAAGAACGCCATCATGGCCGCCGACGACACCCTGGTAGCCAGCTTCGAACGCTGCCTGCAACTGGGCGCCGTGCCCACCGTGCATGCCGAGAACGGCGAGCTGGTGTACCACCTGCAACAGAAGCTGCTGGCCCAAGGCCTGACCGGGCCAGAGGCACACCCGCTGTCGCGGCCTTCGCAAGTGGAAGGCGAGGCCGCCAGCCGCGCCATTCGCATTGCCGAAACCATTGGCACGCCGCTGTACGTGGTGCACATTTCCAGCCGTGAAGCGCTGGACGAAATCACCTACGCCCGGGCCAAGGGCCAGCCGGTGTACGGTGAAGTGCTGCCCGGCCATCTGCTGATCGACGACAGCGTGTACCGCCACCCGGACTGGTCCACTGCCGCCGGTTACGTGATGAGCCCGCCCTTCCGCCCGCGTGAGCACCAGGAAGCACTGTGGCGCGGCCTGCAGTCGGGCAACCTGCACACCACCGCCACCGACCACTGCTGCTTCTGCGCCGAACAAAAGGCCATGGGCCGCAACGACTTCAGCCGCATCCCCAACGGCACCGCCGGCATTGAAGACCGCATGGCCGTGCTGTGGGATGCCGGGGTAAACAGTGGGCGCCTGTCGATGCACGAGTTCGTGGCGCTGACTTCAACCAACACCGCCAAGATCTTCAACCTGTTCCCGCGCAAGGGGGCGATCCGGGTTGGCGCCGATGCCGACCTGGTGCTGTGGGACCCTGAAGGCACCCGCACAATATCCGCGCAAACCCACCACCAGCGCGTCGATTTCAACATTTTCGAAGGCCGCACCGTGCGCGGCATCCCCAGCCACACCATCAGCCAGGGCAAGGTGCTCTGGGCCGATGGCGACCTGCGTGCCGAACCGGGCGCGGGGCGGTACGTGGAACGGCCGGCCTACCCCTCGGTGTATGAGGTGCTGGGGCGGCGGGCCGAGCAGCAGCGGCCTACGCCTGTGCAGCGCTGAGGCCATCGCGGATAAATCCGCTCCTACAGGTCCCTTGTAGGAGCGGATTCATCCGCGATGGGCTGCGCAGCAGCCCCAAAATCTGCGCCTATAAAACCAGAAAGAGGCATCAACCGTGATCGACGCCCTGAACCACTTGCCGCGCCCGCGCGCCGGCAACGACGAGCTGGCCGAACACTTCGGCGACCTCGCTCCACCGCTCACCGCACGCCAGGCCGCCGTGGAAAGCGCACGCTGCCTGTACTGCTACGACGCCCCGTGCGTCAACGCCTGCCCGAGCGAAATCGACATCCCTTCGTTCATCCACCGCATCAGCGACGAGAACCTGCAAGGCGCCGCCGAGCGCATTCTTTCGGCGAATATTCTGGGTGGCAGCTGTGCCCGCGTGTGCCCCACCGAAATCCTCTGCCAGCAGGCCTGCGTGCGTAACAACGCACAGGAATGTGCCCCGGTGCTGATTGGCCAACTGCAACGCTATGCGCTGGACAATGCAGGGTTCACCGAACACCCCTTCAAGCGCTCCCCTGCCACCGGCAAGCGCATTGCCGTGGTCGGCGCCGGGCCGGCGGGGTTGGCCTGCGCCCATCGCCTGGCCATGCATGGCCATGACGTGGTGATTTTCGAGGCGAGCGAAAAGGCTGGTGGCCTGAACGAGTACGGCATCGCCCGCTACAAACTGGTGGATGACTTCGCCCAGCGCGAAGTGGAATTCCTGCTGGGCATCGGCGGCATCGAGATCCGCCATGGCCAACGACTGGGGGGCAACCTGACCCTCACCGAACTCCACGGCCAGTACCACGCCGTGTTCCTCGGCCTGGGCCTGAACGCCGTGCGCCAGCTTGGCCTGCCCGACGAAGAAGCCCCGGGCCTGCTGGCCGCCACTGCGTACATCCGCGAGCTGCGCCAGGCGGATGACCTCGCCCAGCTCCCGTTGGCCGACCGCTGCCTGGTGATCGGCGCCGGCAACACCGCCATCGACATGGCCGTGCAGATGAGCCGCCTGGGCGCCCGCGACGTCAACCTGGTGTACCGCCGCGGCCCCGATGACATGGGCGCCACCGGCCATGAGCAGGACATTGCCAAGGCCAACCAGGTCCGCTTGCACACCTGGGCCCGCCCCGACACCGTACTGCTGGGCGACGACGGCCGCGTACGCGGCATGCGCTTCGCCCGCACCACGCTGGTCGACGGCCGCCTGTGCGACACCGGTGAAAGCTTCGAGCTGGCTGCCGATGCCATCTTCAAAGCCATCGGCCAACGCTTCGACGAGGCCAGCCTCAGCGACCCGCTGGCCGCGCAACTGGCCCGCGACGGCGAGCGCATTCGCGTGGACGAGCACATGCACACCAGCCTGCCGGGCATCTACGCGGGCGGCGACTGCACCGCCCTGGGCCAGGACCTTACCGTTCAGGCCGTGCAACACGGCAAGCTGGCAGCCGAAGCCATCCATGCCCAACTCATGCTCAACGTGGAGGCAGCGTAAATGGCCGACCTGTCCATCGAATTTGCCGGCATCAAGGCACCCAACCCCTTCTGGCTGGCGTCCGCGCCGCCCACCGACAAGGCCTACAATGTGGTCCGCGCCTTCGAGGCGGGCTGGGGCGGCGTGGTCTGGAAAACCCTTGGTGAGGACCCGGCCGCGGTCAACGTTTCGTCACGCTACTCGGCCCACTATGGCCCCAACCGCCAGGTGCAGGGCATCAACAACATCGAGCTGATCACCGACCGCTCGCTGGACATCAACCTGCGCGAAATCACTCAGGTGAAAAAGGACTGGCCCGACCGTGCGCTGATCGTGTCGTTGATGGTGCCGTGCGTGGAGGAATCGTGGAAATTCATCCTGCCGCTGGTGGAAGCCACTGGCGCCGACGGCATCGAGCTGAACTTCGGCTGCCCCCACGGCATGCCGGAACGCGGTATGGGCGCGGCGGTCGGCCAGGTGCCCGAGTACGTGGAAATGGTCACCCGCTGGTGCAAGACACACTGCAGCTTGCCCGTGATCGTCAAGCTCACGCCGAACATCACCGACATTCGCCAGTCGGCCCGGGCGGCGCACCGGGGCGGCGCCGATGCGGTGTCGCTGATCAACACCATCAACTCGATCACCAGCGTCGACCTGGACCGCATGGTGGCCCACCCCATCGTTGGCGACCAGAGCACCCACGGCGGTTACTGCGGCTCGGCGGTGAAGCCGATCGCCCTGAACATGGTCGCCGAAATCGCCCGTGACCCCGAGACACGCGGCCTGCCGATTTGCGGTATCGGCGGCATTGGCAACTGGCGTGATGCTGCCGAGTTCGTGGCACTGGGCAGCGGCGCGGTGCAGGTGTGCACGGCGGCGATGCTGCACGGTTTTCGGATTGTGGAGGATATAAAGGACGGCCTGGCGCGCTGGATGGACCAGCACGGGCACAGCAACCTCAAGGCGTTCCAGGGACAGGCCGTGGGGCATACCACCGACTGGAAGTACCTGGACATCAACTACAAGTCGGTGGCGCATATCAATGACGAGGCATGCATTGGCTGCGGGCGTTGCCATATTGCCTGCGAGGACACGTCGCACCAGGCGATTGCCAGTACGCTGAAGGCTGATGGGACACACGCTTACAGCGTGATCGAGGAGGAATGCGTGGGCTGCAACCTGTGCCAGATCACTTGCCCGGTAGAGAGCTGCATCGAGATGCAGGCGCAGGAGACGGGCAAGCCTTATTTGAACTGGACGCAGGATCCGCGTAATCCGTACCGCGAGGCGGGTTGAGAAACTGGGGCTGCTTTGCAGCCCATCGCGGCGGTCCGACGTCTCGGTGAATCCGCTCCTACACAGCTCTTGTAGGAGCGGATTCATCCGCGATGGGCCGCAACGCGGCCCCCTTTTACGGTTCCAACCCAATCCCCCGCAAAATCACGCACGTCACCGTTTGCACCGCACTCTCAAACGCCAGATCCGACAACGGCTCCCCCTCGTTCAACACCGCCACCTGATACCCGAAATCGGCATAGTGCTGGGTCGACGCCCAGATCATGTACAGCAATGCCGAAGGCTCTACCGGCAAAATCCGCCCCTCTTCCACCCAGCGGCGAATCTTGTCTTCCTTGAGCTTGGCCCACGGCACCAGGCTTTCATCCAGGCTCGCGCCCAGCAGCGGCGCCCCGTGCAGCATCTCTTCGGCCCAGATCTTCGACCCCAGCGGCCGCGTGCGCGAATGGCCCATCTTGGCGCGGATGTAGCTGGTCAGCACCACGCGGGGGTCGTCGAAATTCTCGAAACACAGCGCGTCCTGCTTCCACACCTCAAGCAGGTCCTGCAGCACCGCGCGGAACAGGTCGTCCTTGGTGCTGAAGTAGTAATGCAGGTTGGAACGCGGCAGCTCGGCCTGCTCGGCAATGTCCCCCATGGACGTGGCGCCAAAGCCTTTGTCGGCGAATACCTTTTCCGCGGCCTGCAGGATCTTTTCAACGTTGCGCTTGCGGATTTCGATCTTGTGGTTAGCCATGCGCTTTCCGATAGTTGACTGCTGAGCCGGCCCGGATCAGGCGGCCTGAAACAGGCGAGCGATCTCAGGCTGCCAACGGTGCCGTGCCTGCCAGATATCGTAGTCCGCCTGAATGGCCAACCACAGGCGTGCGGTACTGATGCCCGCCATCTCCAGGCGCAAAGCCAGGTCAGGCGACATGGCTGCCCGGCCATGCAGTACCCGGGAAAGCGCCTCACGCGAGAACCCCAAGTGGCTCGCGAAGGCCTTGACCGTAAGGCCAAGCGCCGGCAATACGTCCTCGCGAAGGGTTTCGCCGGGGTGCGGCGGATGGTGCAAAGGCATGATCAGCCCTCCTCTTCAGTGATAATCAAGGTAATCGACCAGTTCGACATCCGACCCCACGAAACGAAAAATCAGCCGCCAGTTGCCGGAGACGCTCAACGACCAGAAGCCCGCCAATTCGCCTTTGAGCGCATGCAACTGCCAGCCCGGCACACTCAGGTCCTGCGCCACGATTGCCCGGTCAAGAAACTGCAATTGACGTTTCAACCGCTTGGCATGAGCGGGCTGAATACCCCGGGAATTTCCAGTTTGATGGAATATTCGCAGTCCCTTGTGCCTAAAACTGATGATCATGGGTAGCTCGCCGAGTCCATTGGGAGACCGGCAAAGTGTGACCCCACGCATCACACGAAGCAAAATATCATAT
The genomic region above belongs to Pseudomonas sp. PSKL.D1 and contains:
- a CDS encoding Zn-dependent hydrolase — protein: MEKTLKSTDGHINSARLWQSLMDLAQLGATPKGGVCRLALTDLDRQARDLFVQWCEDAGCSVSIDAVGNIFARRPGRNPALPPVMTGSHIDTQPTGGKFDGCFGVMAGLEVIRTLNDLGIETEAPMEVVVWTNEEGSRFAPCMMGSGVFAGKFTLEETLAKRDAQGVSVGEALNAIGYAGPRAVLGHPVGAYFEAHIEQGPILEDQAKTIGVVLGALGQKWFDLTLRGVEAHAGPTPMHLRKDALVGAAAVVEAVNRAALGHQPHACGTVGCLQAYPGSRNVIPGEVRMTLDFRHLEADRLDSMIAEVRAVIEATCAKHGLSHELIPTADFPALYFDQGCVDAVREAAGTLGLDHMDIVSGAGHDAIFLAELGPAGMIFVPCENGISHNEIENATEQDLAAGCAVLLRAMLAASQAIAQGRKAA
- a CDS encoding NCS1 family nucleobase:cation symporter-1 is translated as MQQSRSEVIEQDGLYELSAGSDVLDSPRYNHDIAPTKVHQRTWNKWHITALWVGMSICVPTYTLGGVLTAYFGLSVGEALLAILLANVIVLIPLTLNAFPGTKYGIPFPVLLRSSFGILGSNVPCLIRAVVACGWFGIQTMFGGLAIHLFLGSVFEGWKALGGTGEVIGFMIFWALNLWVVLRGAESIKWLETLSAPLLVAVGFGLLFWALPHMSMTELLAQPAKRPEGASVYGYFFAGLTAMVGFWATLSLNIPDFSRYAKSQKDQILGQIFGLPLTMFLFAALGVVMTAASASLVGETVSDPVSLIGKIQSPGWVALAMALIVIATLSTNTAANIVSPTNDFQNIAPRLIGRSRAVWLTGFIGLALMGHELLKKLGWIVSDLSLESVYSNWLLGYSSLLGPIAGIMVVDYFLIRRQQLDLAGLYRDDVYPAWNWAGFVAFAVPVALTVMAIGNSSFSWFYDFGWFTGSLLGGALYYVLGGVVVRGAARLAKPLP
- the hydA gene encoding dihydropyrimidinase: MSLLIRGATVVTHEESYPADVLCVDGVIRAIGKDLEPPTDCEILDGSGQYLMPGGIDPHTHMQLPFMGTVASEDFFSGTAAGLAGGTTSIIDFVIPNPQQSLLEAFHTWRGWAQKSASDYGFHVAITWWSEQVAEEMGELVNQHGVNSFKHFMAYKNAIMAADDTLVASFERCLQLGAVPTVHAENGELVYHLQQKLLAQGLTGPEAHPLSRPSQVEGEAASRAIRIAETIGTPLYVVHISSREALDEITYARAKGQPVYGEVLPGHLLIDDSVYRHPDWSTAAGYVMSPPFRPREHQEALWRGLQSGNLHTTATDHCCFCAEQKAMGRNDFSRIPNGTAGIEDRMAVLWDAGVNSGRLSMHEFVALTSTNTAKIFNLFPRKGAIRVGADADLVLWDPEGTRTISAQTHHQRVDFNIFEGRTVRGIPSHTISQGKVLWADGDLRAEPGAGRYVERPAYPSVYEVLGRRAEQQRPTPVQR
- a CDS encoding NAD(P)-dependent oxidoreductase, coding for MIDALNHLPRPRAGNDELAEHFGDLAPPLTARQAAVESARCLYCYDAPCVNACPSEIDIPSFIHRISDENLQGAAERILSANILGGSCARVCPTEILCQQACVRNNAQECAPVLIGQLQRYALDNAGFTEHPFKRSPATGKRIAVVGAGPAGLACAHRLAMHGHDVVIFEASEKAGGLNEYGIARYKLVDDFAQREVEFLLGIGGIEIRHGQRLGGNLTLTELHGQYHAVFLGLGLNAVRQLGLPDEEAPGLLAATAYIRELRQADDLAQLPLADRCLVIGAGNTAIDMAVQMSRLGARDVNLVYRRGPDDMGATGHEQDIAKANQVRLHTWARPDTVLLGDDGRVRGMRFARTTLVDGRLCDTGESFELAADAIFKAIGQRFDEASLSDPLAAQLARDGERIRVDEHMHTSLPGIYAGGDCTALGQDLTVQAVQHGKLAAEAIHAQLMLNVEAA
- the preA gene encoding NAD-dependent dihydropyrimidine dehydrogenase subunit PreA, whose protein sequence is MADLSIEFAGIKAPNPFWLASAPPTDKAYNVVRAFEAGWGGVVWKTLGEDPAAVNVSSRYSAHYGPNRQVQGINNIELITDRSLDINLREITQVKKDWPDRALIVSLMVPCVEESWKFILPLVEATGADGIELNFGCPHGMPERGMGAAVGQVPEYVEMVTRWCKTHCSLPVIVKLTPNITDIRQSARAAHRGGADAVSLINTINSITSVDLDRMVAHPIVGDQSTHGGYCGSAVKPIALNMVAEIARDPETRGLPICGIGGIGNWRDAAEFVALGSGAVQVCTAAMLHGFRIVEDIKDGLARWMDQHGHSNLKAFQGQAVGHTTDWKYLDINYKSVAHINDEACIGCGRCHIACEDTSHQAIASTLKADGTHAYSVIEEECVGCNLCQITCPVESCIEMQAQETGKPYLNWTQDPRNPYREAG
- a CDS encoding TetR/AcrR family transcriptional regulator; translated protein: MANHKIEIRKRNVEKILQAAEKVFADKGFGATSMGDIAEQAELPRSNLHYYFSTKDDLFRAVLQDLLEVWKQDALCFENFDDPRVVLTSYIRAKMGHSRTRPLGSKIWAEEMLHGAPLLGASLDESLVPWAKLKEDKIRRWVEEGRILPVEPSALLYMIWASTQHYADFGYQVAVLNEGEPLSDLAFESAVQTVTCVILRGIGLEP
- a CDS encoding HigA family addiction module antitoxin translates to MPLHHPPHPGETLREDVLPALGLTVKAFASHLGFSREALSRVLHGRAAMSPDLALRLEMAGISTARLWLAIQADYDIWQARHRWQPEIARLFQAA
- a CDS encoding type II toxin-antitoxin system RelE/ParE family toxin; translation: MIISFRHKGLRIFHQTGNSRGIQPAHAKRLKRQLQFLDRAIVAQDLSVPGWQLHALKGELAGFWSLSVSGNWRLIFRFVGSDVELVDYLDYH